The following coding sequences are from one Primulina eburnea isolate SZY01 chromosome 15, ASM2296580v1, whole genome shotgun sequence window:
- the LOC140815538 gene encoding uncharacterized protein — translation MDFMNIGPPPLTGDENADVAEAWVNIMEQCFRVLHYDEDEKLEVADFMIQGKARKWWKPVSAILVQQHGQIRWEHFRQAFINHHFPPALRQVKEMELLTIKKGDSNIEDYQKCFKDLLPYAPHISENSAVKYSHFLNGLNQEIFDRVSVCDDPTS, via the coding sequence ATGGATTTCATGAATATTGGACCTCCACCATTGACCGGAGATGAGAATGCTGATGTTGCTGAAGCTTGGGTCAATATCATGGAGCAGTGTTTTCGAGTGTTGCACTATGACGAAGATGAGAAGTTGGAGGTAGCTGATTTCATGATCCAAGGAAAAGCTCGGAAATGGTGGAAACCTGTTTCTGCCATTCTAGTTCAGCAGCATGGACAGATTCGCTGGGAACATTTCCGTCAGGCCTTCATCAATCatcactttccgccagctcttcgtcAGGTGAAGGAGATGGAACTGTTGACCATTAAGAAAGGAGattcaaacattgaggattaccAAAAGTGTTTTAAGGATCTGTTGCCGTATGCTCCTCACATCAGTGAGAATTCTGCAGTAAAATATTCTCACTTTTTGAATGGTttgaaccaggagatttttgatcgggttTCTGTCTGTGACGATCCTACTTCGTAG